One Bradyrhizobium zhanjiangense DNA segment encodes these proteins:
- a CDS encoding branched-chain amino acid ABC transporter permease gives MPALISAKSSWYFSEALWIGLVIVAAYGIVPLAGTDYLLDAVLTPFLALSLAAVGLNVLTGYAGQVSLGSAAFLAVGAYAAYNLHLRIPALPLLVDLVLAGGVAAAIGIVFGLPSLRLRGFYLAVSTLAAQFFVQWALTKFSWFSNDNLSGVIDAPILSIGSISFTSPAARYVFSLTIVVVLTLLTLRLLRSQSGRNFIAVRDHETAAKVIGVPLLRTKLLAFAISSFLIGVAGVLWAFAYLRTVEPAGFNLDRSFQILFIIIIGGLASLRGSFIGAAFIVVFPLLLSRIGSALLGSVFDSGVLEMSQRIVIGALIIAFLIAEPRGLIALWDRAWVAIRPARRPMLPT, from the coding sequence ATGCCGGCTCTCATCTCCGCCAAGTCGAGCTGGTACTTCAGCGAGGCGCTGTGGATCGGCCTCGTGATTGTGGCCGCCTACGGCATCGTTCCGCTCGCGGGGACGGACTATCTGCTCGACGCTGTGCTCACGCCGTTTCTGGCGCTGTCGCTTGCCGCCGTAGGGCTCAACGTCCTGACTGGTTATGCCGGTCAGGTCTCACTCGGCTCTGCCGCCTTTCTCGCTGTCGGCGCCTACGCCGCCTACAATCTTCACCTTCGTATCCCGGCATTGCCGCTGCTCGTCGATCTGGTGCTGGCCGGAGGCGTCGCGGCGGCCATCGGGATCGTATTCGGGCTCCCTAGCCTGCGGTTGCGCGGCTTCTATCTCGCAGTATCGACGCTCGCTGCGCAATTCTTCGTGCAGTGGGCGCTGACCAAGTTCAGCTGGTTCTCCAACGACAATCTATCAGGAGTGATCGACGCGCCGATTCTCAGTATCGGCAGCATTAGCTTCACGAGCCCCGCCGCACGTTACGTCTTTTCGTTGACGATCGTTGTCGTGCTGACCCTGCTGACGCTGCGACTCCTGCGTTCCCAATCTGGCCGCAACTTCATCGCGGTACGCGATCACGAGACCGCGGCCAAGGTGATTGGTGTGCCGCTGTTGCGGACCAAGCTGCTCGCCTTCGCGATCTCGTCCTTCCTCATTGGTGTTGCCGGCGTGCTCTGGGCATTTGCTTATTTGCGCACGGTCGAGCCGGCCGGGTTCAATCTGGATCGCTCGTTCCAGATCCTGTTCATCATCATCATCGGCGGCCTCGCTTCGCTGCGCGGCTCCTTCATCGGCGCTGCCTTCATCGTCGTGTTCCCGCTCCTGCTGTCGCGAATCGGCTCCGCGCTGCTCGGCAGCGTGTTCGATTCGGGTGTTCTGGAGATGAGCCAGCGCATCGTGATCGGTGCGCTCATCATCGCTTTTCTGATTGCAGAGCCGCGAGGGCTGATCGCGCTGTGGGACCGCGCGTGGGTAGCCATCCGGCCTGCCAGGCGCCCAATGCTTCCGACCTGA
- a CDS encoding ABC transporter substrate-binding protein, producing the protein MRRLKVTMAAALAVGLATTLAVHADEQFFPLQSYRVGPYAAGGTGFFGGFIDYLNLINIRDGGVNGVKLTWDEGETQYEVERGVEVYERLKSRPGIAAWNPLSVGIAYAMIDRITKDKVPLITINHGRTDSTDGRVFPYVFPLLLNPYSETSGIVNYIASREGGADKLQGKKIVVLYHGSPYGKETIPIYKLLADKYGFELEQIEVPHPGNEQQSQWLSIRRAKPDYVVLRGWGVMNPVALKTAQKVGFPANHIIGNVWSNSEEDVIPAGDAAKGYIAITTQASGAEYPVLQEVIKTVYGPNKGNLEDKKRIGSVYHNLGIVNGILNVEAVRIAQAKFGKRTLTGDEVRWGFEHLQLDPARVEALGAKGLFHSINVTWDNHEGDGRVTFQQWDGSKWKVVSDWIAPDWASLRPIIEKSSAAYAKEHNIKIRTSGDDQVGQ; encoded by the coding sequence ATGAGACGTCTGAAGGTCACGATGGCTGCGGCGCTCGCCGTAGGCCTTGCCACTACGTTGGCGGTGCATGCCGACGAACAGTTCTTTCCGCTGCAGAGCTATCGCGTCGGCCCCTATGCGGCCGGCGGTACCGGGTTCTTTGGCGGCTTCATCGACTATCTCAACCTGATCAACATCCGCGATGGCGGCGTCAATGGCGTCAAGCTGACCTGGGATGAAGGTGAGACCCAGTACGAGGTCGAGCGCGGCGTCGAAGTTTATGAGCGGCTGAAGAGCCGTCCCGGGATTGCGGCCTGGAACCCGCTCTCGGTCGGCATCGCCTACGCCATGATCGATCGCATCACCAAGGATAAAGTGCCGCTGATCACCATCAATCATGGCCGCACCGATTCGACCGACGGCCGTGTGTTTCCTTACGTCTTTCCGCTGCTGCTCAACCCCTACAGCGAAACGTCGGGAATCGTGAACTACATTGCCTCCAGAGAAGGCGGCGCGGACAAGCTGCAGGGCAAGAAGATTGTCGTGCTCTATCATGGTTCGCCCTACGGCAAGGAGACGATCCCGATCTACAAGCTCTTGGCGGACAAATACGGCTTTGAGCTGGAGCAGATCGAAGTCCCGCACCCCGGCAACGAGCAGCAATCACAGTGGCTCTCGATCCGCAGAGCCAAGCCCGACTACGTGGTCCTGCGCGGTTGGGGCGTGATGAATCCGGTGGCCTTGAAGACCGCGCAGAAGGTCGGCTTCCCTGCCAACCACATCATCGGCAACGTCTGGTCCAACTCCGAAGAGGATGTCATTCCCGCCGGTGATGCCGCCAAGGGCTACATCGCAATCACGACCCAGGCCTCGGGTGCCGAGTATCCCGTCCTCCAGGAGGTGATCAAGACCGTCTATGGCCCGAACAAGGGCAATCTTGAGGACAAGAAGCGCATCGGCAGCGTCTATCACAACCTCGGAATCGTAAACGGCATCCTCAATGTCGAAGCTGTCCGGATCGCGCAGGCAAAGTTCGGCAAGCGTACCTTGACGGGCGACGAGGTCCGCTGGGGGTTTGAGCACCTCCAGCTCGACCCGGCACGGGTCGAGGCGCTGGGCGCGAAGGGCCTGTTCCATTCGATCAACGTCACCTGGGACAATCACGAAGGGGACGGCCGCGTCACGTTCCAGCAGTGGGATGGCAGCAAGTGGAAGGTCGTCTCGGACTGGATCGCGCCGGATTGGGCATCCCTCCGCCCGATCATCGAGAAATCGTCGGCCGCCTATGCGAAGGAGCACAACATCAAGATCCGCACTTCCGGCGATGATCAGGTCGGCCAGTAG
- a CDS encoding ABC transporter ATP-binding protein: MSDVLLSIEGLAATYNHAIRAVNDVSFAVRRGEIVAVLGANGAGKSTTLQAISALLPARRGQVAAGRIIFDGRDIVSASPAKLVRAGIVPVLEGRHCFPSLTVEENLITGAIGRDAKSHLIRGDLDEIYELFPRLKDHRRSITGLTSGGEQQMTAIGRALMSRPRLLVLDEPSMGLAPLVVEGIFRTLKQLNSEQGLSILVAEQNSTVALRFADHAVVLESGRSVLSGSSVQLHSRDGIKALYLGGSPQTDAAEKPLIHAVVAV; this comes from the coding sequence ATGAGTGACGTTCTGCTTTCGATCGAAGGCTTGGCGGCAACCTACAACCACGCCATTCGCGCCGTAAACGACGTATCGTTTGCGGTTCGCCGCGGCGAAATCGTCGCCGTCCTCGGCGCAAACGGAGCCGGCAAGTCGACGACGCTCCAGGCAATCTCGGCGCTGCTGCCGGCTCGGCGCGGTCAAGTGGCGGCCGGGCGCATCATCTTCGACGGCCGCGACATCGTGTCCGCATCGCCCGCGAAGCTGGTCCGGGCCGGGATTGTTCCGGTGCTTGAGGGCCGGCATTGCTTCCCCTCGCTGACCGTCGAGGAGAACCTTATCACCGGCGCCATTGGCCGCGATGCAAAGTCCCACCTGATCCGCGGCGACCTTGACGAGATCTACGAGCTTTTCCCGCGACTGAAGGATCACCGCAGGTCGATCACCGGGCTCACATCGGGCGGCGAGCAGCAAATGACGGCGATCGGCCGTGCGCTGATGTCACGTCCACGTCTCTTGGTGCTGGACGAGCCGTCGATGGGCCTTGCGCCGCTCGTTGTCGAAGGCATTTTCCGAACGCTGAAGCAGCTGAACAGCGAGCAGGGGCTTTCAATCCTGGTCGCGGAACAGAATTCGACGGTGGCGCTGCGCTTTGCCGACCATGCTGTCGTGCTTGAGAGCGGCCGCAGCGTGCTGTCCGGCTCGTCAGTCCAATTGCACAGCCGCGACGGCATCAAGGCTCTTTACCTCGGCGGTTCGCCGCAAACCGACGCCGCCGAGAAACCGCTCATCCATGCCGTTGTCGCAGTTTGA
- a CDS encoding acyl-CoA dehydrogenase family protein yields MANDNLARKIDSDIYSRLDAAIDATVKVNADRNDLESRFPRENLKALAEAGWTGVLNETRFGGLGLGHVDFAEAAYRIGQADASTGLVYVMHVGAAQTISLFGNDDQKERWLKANNGALLGTYSTSERATGGHWWYNLSEASRDGDNYLLNAEKSFTTSSGQADFYVVQTRSPGAKDQTDIVFFIVDGKSKGIESKPWDALGVRGNHSGPIRYNNVRVPQRDRLGTEGQGKEIIYDGVSPVYLIGLGAVWEGVARGALNAAVKHATSFVHKDRNKSLSDYQAIRQELGAAKVLVETLRPWRLELAARLDELWRAGKPQSEILIPLTEFKVHAAEVANKVAAAALTVTGGYGYHRGPIERAFRDARAAIAMGPSNVIARDWIGKSLIGLPLELFYEGGE; encoded by the coding sequence ATGGCTAACGACAATCTTGCTCGCAAGATCGATTCTGACATCTATTCTCGGCTGGATGCCGCGATTGATGCGACCGTAAAGGTCAATGCCGATCGCAATGATTTAGAAAGCCGGTTTCCAAGAGAGAACCTAAAAGCTCTGGCGGAGGCCGGCTGGACCGGCGTGTTGAACGAAACACGCTTTGGGGGCCTCGGCCTTGGCCATGTTGATTTTGCCGAAGCCGCCTACCGGATCGGGCAGGCCGATGCGTCGACGGGTCTCGTCTACGTCATGCATGTCGGCGCGGCTCAGACGATCAGCCTGTTTGGTAACGACGACCAGAAGGAGCGCTGGCTCAAGGCGAACAATGGCGCCCTGCTTGGTACATACTCGACCAGCGAACGCGCCACCGGTGGACACTGGTGGTACAACCTCTCCGAAGCATCGCGCGATGGGGACAATTATCTCCTCAACGCAGAAAAATCGTTCACAACGAGTTCCGGCCAAGCTGATTTCTATGTCGTTCAGACACGCAGCCCGGGTGCCAAGGACCAGACCGACATCGTCTTCTTCATCGTCGACGGCAAGTCTAAGGGCATCGAATCCAAGCCCTGGGATGCGCTCGGGGTCCGCGGCAATCACTCAGGGCCAATCCGCTACAACAACGTGCGAGTGCCGCAGCGTGACCGGCTCGGCACTGAGGGGCAGGGGAAGGAGATCATCTATGACGGCGTATCGCCGGTCTACCTGATCGGCCTCGGCGCCGTCTGGGAAGGCGTCGCCCGCGGCGCGTTGAACGCGGCCGTCAAGCACGCCACGAGTTTCGTGCACAAGGATCGAAACAAGAGCCTGTCGGACTACCAGGCGATCCGGCAGGAGCTCGGTGCGGCCAAGGTGCTGGTTGAGACCTTGCGGCCGTGGCGCCTGGAGCTCGCGGCAAGGCTGGATGAGCTCTGGCGGGCCGGTAAGCCGCAGAGCGAAATCCTGATCCCACTGACTGAGTTCAAGGTTCATGCCGCCGAGGTTGCGAACAAGGTCGCGGCAGCGGCACTCACGGTCACGGGAGGCTACGGCTATCACCGCGGACCCATCGAGCGCGCCTTCCGCGACGCGCGCGCAGCCATCGCCATGGGACCGTCGAATGTGATTGCTCGGGACTGGATCGGTAAGTCGCTGATCGGCCTGCCGCTCGAGCTATTCTACGAGGGCGGAGAATAG
- a CDS encoding gamma-butyrobetaine hydroxylase-like domain-containing protein, translating to MQPTQLELRDNSTALALTWPDCGTRLLRAETLRRASRAASEIRRQVDGIELTVAPGLHVAAIEPIGNYALRLSFSDGHDRGIYPWSYLRELAERQPA from the coding sequence GTGCAACCAACCCAGCTCGAGTTACGCGACAATTCTACCGCACTGGCGTTGACCTGGCCGGACTGCGGCACCCGGCTCCTCCGCGCGGAGACGTTGCGTCGGGCGAGCCGTGCAGCCAGCGAAATCCGCCGGCAGGTGGATGGCATCGAGCTCACGGTTGCGCCGGGACTTCATGTCGCCGCCATCGAGCCGATCGGGAATTATGCATTGCGGCTGTCGTTCTCCGATGGGCACGATCGAGGCATCTACCCCTGGTCCTATCTGCGTGAACTCGCAGAACGGCAGCCAGCCTGA